DNA sequence from the Manihot esculenta cultivar AM560-2 chromosome 11, M.esculenta_v8, whole genome shotgun sequence genome:
ATGGCTTTTTAGTCAATCCTAATGAACTTAGGCAAAAGTTATGAACTTATCAGGGTAGTGCCAAGGCATTCATTATTAATGAGTTGTGTCAACTCAAAACCAGAAAGATGTATCTCAGTCACAAGGTAAACAAGACAACTAGCACAACAAAAGACAGTAAAACAAGAAAATACAAAAGCTAGAGCGCAAACTTGGCCTCCAGAGAATAATCTAACATACTTGTGCTGCAAATCATTTTTGGCTTCAATCAAGCAATTAGCAAATTCTCCAACCTGCATCACAAGACAAAGCAGATATTACACATCAGGCAATTCTgcatttaagtttttatttatcCAACCATCCAAAATGCATGTTTTCAAGCTTGAAATTAAATAGTCATGAATTTGATCTATCAATTGAACCACACCTTCAGTAATATAGAACTAAACCAAAGCTTAGGCCTCTACCTAAATGTTTAAAACCCATCATCTTGCTAATTCCATGTCTATCATGAGAATTGGTAATAGTAGTAAGATTGGAGTGTAGGAACCCTTATTATAAAACCTCACCTACATTTAAGCTCAAAAACCTGGGTCATTGAACAATGCCATCTACCATGGAAAACTACAAGTTTTGGATTTTATTTAAGTTACTTTAAGAGAACTGTGCAAAGAACCCAGGAAGTAGGAAAAGAAACTAACAGACTACAGTTCTGGGTAAATGCACGCCACGGTTACAGGAGAAGCAATGATGTGACCCCGAAGAAAATGAAGAGATCTCCTGACAGCCAAATACAAAGTCAGCACATGATTGGCAAGCCAATCAGCCACCTTCTCTTTTCTATACATGTGAGAAATCTCAACAAGCAGCTACTCATGATCGACAAAGTTATggcattttaaaataaagaaaccaAAAAGTATGAACATTAGAAACACTGTAACTGAGACATTGGATCACCAACTTGCAAACACCTCTACTGTCACTTGATGAAAACCTTGTTTACAAGCCAAACCAAGACCCATACACTGTGCCAGAAATTCCAATACTATTGGCTTAACAAAAAAAGCAAAATCAATAATCTGGACTCTCCGTTGCCTGAATTACCCTTTAGCTGCATAATTAGAGTTCTTTTAACCAACTTGAGGGGAAGACCAACCAATTAACTCTACCCTGAAACAAGGGTCACAGTCCTCCCTCAACTCCAAGCATTAAAAACAACAGGGATGGAGCAGTTACTTTTCTGGTCTTTCTTCCAGGCATAATGCTGAGTTGCTGACAGCTTAAACAATAGGGATGTTGTCCAAACTAAAGCAGCCAACTTTCtatggaaaaaaaattttttccaAGGGAATGAATTTGAAGAGTCTGCTCCAGAAAGACATATTACTATGGGGAAATACTCATCTGTCTCATCATAACAGAAGAAAATAGCGCATAAGCCATAACTAGTTTAAAATCCAATTCCCGGTTGGGAGCACCTTCTGTGTGTAATTTTGTGCAGTAAGCCAGTAACCGGGAATCCTATTACACCAAAGTTAAACTTCTTTAACTTTCAAATTTTCTTTGTTAATCCCCCATGATCCACACAATCCTTTGTGCCACAGATTTACGAAAATAAGCTGCTTGTAACTTGGACAATCTGTGACTTTtatcatcacataacacatgCAATTGAAAATTTCTTCCGTTTGATCATCTTATCTGAATCATTTCATGAAACAGCCATTTCCTAATCCGCATGATGGATCAAAAGATTCAAAATCTACCTTGCTTGTTCCCATTCACAATCTACCATTTACTTGTTTGCTCAATgacttgattaaaaaaaatttatacctTGCTTTCTAattacaaaaattgattttttttattatagacGAAGTGTAAAATGAAAACCTGAGCCAATGTCAATCCTTTGCTTTCATTGCACTTAACAAGCTGATCATACTGCTGCTTGATCTTCCTTTGCGTGGCGCTACTCGTTGAGGTAAAAGGATATAAGCAAACTAACTCCGGCTTGACCTGCCCCGACCCCGAGTCGGAACCCGAACCCCCATTTTCTTCACTCTTGGAatccattttcttcttcttcgctctcttcttcttctttttcactTTCTGGGAATCACCTACTGACCCGTCTCTCTCATCACCATGACCCGAACTCGTTTTATCCTGATAATTTCCAAACAGAGCAGCCCATTTGGTAGAATCAGACGGCAAGATATCGAGAAGAAGCGAACGAGACAAAGGGATCGAGTCATTTTCACGGGTTTTGCGAGTTTCATCAATTAATTTGGACAAAGAACGGTTTATAGCCAAAGTGCCAGCATTGTGGTTCTGTTCCTCTCGCTTTGGCCTGCTGAAATTTTTATagagaaagaagagagaaagaacGCAGGACAAAGAAAAGgcaaagaagaagaggaagaagaataaGAGGTGAGAGAACATGGGTTGGTGTCTGTTCAGAGAATAGAATGAAAAGAAATGAAATTTAGAGATCAGATTAGATATATGTGAACAAGTTAAAGCTACAATAGCCGCCATGGAAACGCGtcatgaagagagagagagaggcacTCGTGGGTTCATAAGAGTGGCTTCTGCTTCTTAGTATTCTCGTCTTGTGCTTTGGAGATTGAAAGCTCTGTTTATATCTACACACTAGAGAGAGAGTTTTTTGGGCCGTTGATTATTCTTCTGATGAGATGATTGATAATCAGCCTTTTGAAATTAAGTTTGGAATATTAGAAAagtgattattaaaataatattttaagattatgatgttagttaaaaattaaggatgtaatattttataaattataaattaattattttaaataatatttttttatttgttgaaAATTTTAACTACTAATTGAAAGTGAGAGACAAATATAAGTTGATCATATATGAATATGACTTtaataatatcaaattaaatattttatattttgatttctaCATAATTAAAGTGTAtacatgaaaataaatttagtactttttaaataaaatgaattctgaatttaaattttagtatctaATCTTAACATACGCGATTTATATTAGAATGGACATTCCATCCACTTATTTAAAaacgaatcaaactgaataaattaaaaattaaaattttattatttatataagtcaaattaaatcgattttaatttgaaattaaattaattttaatttaaaattaaatcaaattgaactgatatgattcaattcgatttcatctgtttaaaattttaataatttttttattttttatttttaatattttaaaatttaattaaaatattttaattttaatataatctaatatctccatattattaaaaataatatattattatcactattcagttttttcgattttttctaataaaatcaaactaaactaaaataactgaaatttttaaaattaaaaatcaaactgaactaaaatatataaaaatcgattaaaattttcaaattaattcaattcaatcatttttttcgatttgaaccaaaTACTGCTCGCTCCTACTCTGTGCTACACATCCTTCATCCTTAAATTTCTAAATAGGAGCTAATTGCTTCAtgctttaaataaattaaaaattacttaaaataaaaaataaaataaaattttttaatatgtaactatatgtttctatttaatttattttacaatagcatgaaaataaaagaaaattataaaaaaggcAAGTCAGAAAATGTGAATACCCATATCATAATATTTATCATAACTCAGTCACACAAATGATAAGCTTGGATGATTGCCTCAAAACTCCATTAAACTTTCCTACAAGATCAAAGCAATGAAGCAATTGCTTGCCAGGAATTTACATGCAAACATAAGATTACAGGCAACCAAAAGCTAGGAAATTTACACATAGAATCAAAATTAACTTCGCCTTGACGTGCTTCTGCCAAATTACTATATGTGCAACAATCATTTTCACAATCTGAGGGCTTTTGACCAGAAGGTGTGCTGTATAATTGTACAACTTCACCCTGTAAAAGCCGAATAAATGGCGGTGGAACTGGTGGTGTTGGATATGATATTTGGCTTAATTTACCAAGAAAAATGAAATAGTAATATATTGAAATTGCTATCTCCATATAGTACATCATCAGCTGCAAATGGCCTCCACGGCTAGTTTCTTCATGACACCTGGGCACGGATCTCCTCCAAACATTTCAGGTGCTACAGTAACTGAGCACCAGTTCTGCCCAACGCATAGCTGCAAGAACAAAGCCATACATCAGTGATTATAAACGATGAAAAAACAGGCAAAGCAAAGAATAACATACCCTGTTAAAAGCATCATAAGAGTGAAAGGCATGGCAGCTTCCTTCATGATAGCTTCCACAAGCTCCTTCTGGTGTTCCAAAGCTAGCAAACTTAATTGATGAGATTTTCTGCCCAGGGCCACATGCCAAGTGAGCTTTAGGCCTCAGAGGCTTGTTAACTTTACCAGAAGCTTGCATCATGTAATTCATTAAAGTAGGTTGCCACTCATAAATATCAGCACATATACTGTCTACTTCTCTTCTAACCAGAGAAATCCCATTTGGGTCTCCACCCCATTCTTCAAACACAACCAACAAGTTCCCTGTTGGGTTCAGCCATGAACGAGGGACGTGGTACCTGAGACATCATAAATCTTTGGTTGGTTTTTAAGGATCCATACATGTGTACAAAACATACCAACAGGAAGAGTTAACTTTTGCTTTACCATCTCTGTGAAGCCTCCCCACAATTACTTAAGCATTTATTCTGATTAAATGTTCCTGCATAATTACAGAAACCACAAGTACCAGATGCTTTATATGCAGGCCAGTATCTTCCAACACTCTGTCCATTTATCCATACTTGACCTTTACTCATGCTGCCCATATCTAAAGCCACTGGAGAATTTCCAGCTGGAGCATTGAATGTGGTCTGGAAATGTGAGACAAGAATGTTAGTTCTAGACCCATCAGCCCCAGAATCTGCTGGTAAAAAATGTGCATGGAACCATGCTCTATTTGCTGATCAAACATTTATATCCATCACTTAAGAAAACAAGCTTTCCTTTAAAATTATACTTGTTGATGCAATACCAAGCAACACATTTTTTATACCTGTTAGCTAAGtatctttaaatttaatttttaaatactcaCTTTGTACCACATAAGTGCCTGTCTTTGGGACACAATAGACCCTTGAGCCCACTCAACTGATGAACTCCCACTGAGTGAATGAAGGCTCAATGcttctcccttcagaccaatctGATTGGCAGCAAGTGAATGAGTCTTCTGTGCGTCAGTATAGAAAGAGGATATATAACAGATGTTTAAAGACAAACCTTGTAGGACCACTTTTGCCGTGACAGGTCTCTCCTTCCTTCATTTAGGCCATTCAATGTCACTGGGCCAAGGATACCAGCATTCCATGTCTCAAAGTGTGGACCAACATTCTGCACCAAAATCAAGAACCAACAAAAGAAAGGTAGTTTCAGATTCAGATATCAAAGGCACAGCTTCTAGAGCATAAATTTGCTAGCACATTCATGAGCGAGTAAGAGAGAGAGCCAACCGGGAGGCCAACAGCAATACTAAGAAGAGAAATTTTGTTGATACCAGCTCTCATCTTGACACCTTGACTAAATGTCAACTTTGGAAATTCTAAACTTCCATATGCAGTTCCTGTTCaagattattaaaatcaatGCTACAAGTGAGAGGAAATATAGTCATCAAACTATAAACAACACATTGCAACTTGTAAGCCCACAAAGTTATTTAGATAGTGTCAGCAAGCAAAACCAAGGAATGTTGGTCTATAAACCAAGGAACACGTCCCACTTTAGACAAAGGCTTATTGGATACTGATACAACCTAACGCTTCAAAAGTTTATTTCTTTTAGAGTAGCATGGCTACACATTAACAAAACTTTTCTCTCACATTTTCATGTTCCTATAAGAAAAAATTCCAACAACAGTTATTTATGTGACCAATGCaagcttttccttttttatatttatgacAAAAAGAAGCTGAATAATACAAGCCAGAGAATGCACATCCCACCTGACAATTGACCATTGATGAAAACATGCAGAGCATGGCCAGCTGATCGAACGTTAAGAACAGGATACTTTCCGCTCTTCAGAAAGCCTTCCCTGGGATCAATATTAACACTGCAGTTGGCAAAAGAAAAGGAGAGAAAGGTGAGAATCCAATTAGTAGATAAAGGCTACAAAATGATAGCGACTTTAAAAACTGAAAAGCTAactgaaaaacaaaagaagatCTAGCTTATAATACTCACTCTGTCATGTACCACAAATAGTCCGAGGCATCTCTGGTTGTATTTATCTGCTCCTTCAGCCCAACCATTGTGAAGGTACTGTCACTATCTGAATCTGTCTCTTCACTATATGCCTGCCAAGACAATCCTCCATGTATAGGAACAGGAGTCATCTTCATTCGTGCGCTTTGTGCACCAATCTGTGTGAGGACTTTGGTTGAGCAAAACCAAAGAAATAATCAAAGTTTTAACTAAAAGCTTCTAAGATTTTATAAGAAATTCTGACCCTTGCAGTGTTGTAAACAGTGTTCTTGCAGTCTGGAAGAATGCTgatagaccaaggaggcaagttGTAATGCATATTTCCAAAAGCCACTTTTGAAATTGATCTTTGATTGTAATTTGCAAGAAATGCAGCACAAGCTCCAGTCTTTGATTTAAATACATGAGCCTACACATAAAGCAATGGGTAAAATTTAGTCACAGCCCTTGGAAATATAGGAATCCTTCATTATCACATAAGAAGGTATATTTGACCTCTTGATAATTTCCAAGTGGCATCACAGTTGGATTCCCAGATACTAAAGCAGGTTCACACAGTTTAATTGCTCTATGCAAATCCTTTAAATGGCCCCATTTAGGCTGCCTCAGTAGTCCTACATTAGAAAAACATTCCAGGCTTTCAGAATAATGCAACTATAGTAAATTAGAGATATTAAAGAGGAaaaaagttgaaattttttaaaagaaatttttaaaagctTTTTTAATAGCAGAAACATTTTACTAATAAAAGAAATCACATGAACACAGTATCTTTCCTTATCCTTAATAACCACAAATTTATTGTGACCAGGAAAGGACCAACCATACACATTTATATGCTAGT
Encoded proteins:
- the LOC110626399 gene encoding beta-galactosidase 1: MIMPMKKFAVCNNVFVVILLLSLWVCSVSSSVSYDSKAITINGQRRILISGSIHYPRSSPEMWPDLIQKAKEGGLDVIETYVFWNGHEPSPGKYYFEGNYDLVKFIKLVKQAGLYVHLRIGPYVCAEWNFGGFPVWLKYIPGITFRTDNGPFKFQMQKFTTKIVNMMKAERLFESQGGPIILSQIENEYGPMEYELGASGQAYSKWAAKMAVDLGTGVPWVMCKQDDAPDPVINTCNGFYCDYFTPNKPYKPKIWTEAWTGWYTEFGSPVPYRPAEDLAFSVARFIQKGGSFINYYMYHGGTNFGRTAGGPFIATSYDYDAPIDEYGLLRQPKWGHLKDLHRAIKLCEPALVSGNPTVMPLGNYQEAHVFKSKTGACAAFLANYNQRSISKVAFGNMHYNLPPWSISILPDCKNTVYNTARIGAQSARMKMTPVPIHGGLSWQAYSEETDSDSDSTFTMVGLKEQINTTRDASDYLWYMTDVNIDPREGFLKSGKYPVLNVRSAGHALHVFINGQLSGTAYGSLEFPKLTFSQGVKMRAGINKISLLSIAVGLPNVGPHFETWNAGILGPVTLNGLNEGRRDLSRQKWSYKIGLKGEALSLHSLSGSSSVEWAQGSIVSQRQALMWYKTTFNAPAGNSPVALDMGSMSKGQVWINGQSVGRYWPAYKASGTCGFCNYAGTFNQNKCLSNCGEASQRWYHVPRSWLNPTGNLLVVFEEWGGDPNGISLVRREVDSICADIYEWQPTLMNYMMQASGKVNKPLRPKAHLACGPGQKISSIKFASFGTPEGACGSYHEGSCHAFHSYDAFNRLCVGQNWCSVTVAPEMFGGDPCPGVMKKLAVEAICS
- the LOC110626816 gene encoding uncharacterized protein LOC110626816, yielding MAAIVALTCSHISNLISKFHFFSFYSLNRHQPMFSHLLFFFLFFFAFSLSCVLSLFFLYKNFSRPKREEQNHNAGTLAINRSLSKLIDETRKTRENDSIPLSRSLLLDILPSDSTKWAALFGNYQDKTSSGHGDERDGSVGDSQKVKKKKKRAKKKKMDSKSEENGGSGSDSGSGQVKPELVCLYPFTSTSSATQRKIKQQYDQLVKCNESKGLTLAQVGEFANCLIEAKNDLQHKSEVIKRKFTITKALLFKADRSSIDRLRQQIYKLELEQKRLEEDKFVYNWLQQQLKLSPAYKKMLEISACLELKAKSGELIENKDTEVADISFEELLAQEKKDAFWQKNGKSRLYSSQE